In Reinekea thalattae, a genomic segment contains:
- the fabF gene encoding beta-ketoacyl-ACP synthase II, which translates to MSKRRVVVTGLGCISPLGNSVATTWEGILAGKSGVNLIENFDTEKFTTKFAAQVKGFDAADYMNPKDTKKMDGFIQYGYAAAVQAIKDSGIEATEENASRIGVAIGSGIGGLDTIEKNYSAMMRSGPRRISPFFVPAAIINMISGNVSIEYGFKGPNIAITTACTTGTHNIGYSARTIAYGDADVMVTGGAEMSSGMLGMGGFGAARALSTRNDDHEAASRPWDKDRDGFVLGDGAAVLILEEYEHAKARGATIYAEVTGFGMSGDAYHMTSPSENGAGAAASMQNALNDAGLNATDVNYINAHGTSTLAGDVAESQAAKSIYGAEYDKIVISSTKSMTGHLLGAAGAIEALFSVLALQDQVVPATINLDNVDPACDLDYVPNTARQMALTHVLSNSFGFGGTNGSLIFSKV; encoded by the coding sequence ATGTCTAAGAGAAGAGTGGTTGTCACCGGCTTAGGTTGTATTAGTCCGTTAGGCAATAGCGTAGCGACCACATGGGAAGGCATTTTAGCAGGCAAGAGCGGTGTCAATCTCATCGAAAACTTCGATACTGAGAAATTCACAACTAAGTTTGCTGCACAAGTGAAAGGCTTTGATGCCGCTGACTACATGAATCCTAAAGATACTAAGAAGATGGATGGCTTTATCCAGTACGGCTATGCCGCTGCGGTACAGGCAATCAAAGATTCTGGTATTGAGGCGACCGAAGAAAACGCATCGCGCATCGGTGTCGCTATTGGTTCAGGCATTGGTGGTTTAGATACCATCGAGAAAAACTACTCGGCCATGATGCGTTCTGGTCCACGTCGTATTTCTCCATTTTTTGTGCCTGCAGCCATCATTAATATGATTTCTGGTAATGTCTCGATCGAATACGGCTTTAAAGGCCCGAATATAGCCATTACTACTGCTTGTACTACCGGCACTCACAATATCGGATACTCTGCACGTACCATTGCTTATGGTGATGCCGATGTGATGGTAACCGGCGGTGCTGAAATGTCTTCTGGTATGTTGGGTATGGGTGGCTTTGGTGCTGCTCGTGCGCTGTCAACACGTAATGATGACCATGAAGCGGCGTCACGACCTTGGGATAAAGACCGTGATGGTTTTGTTCTAGGTGACGGGGCTGCAGTGTTGATTCTGGAAGAATACGAACACGCCAAAGCGCGTGGCGCGACTATTTATGCCGAAGTGACTGGTTTTGGTATGAGCGGTGACGCTTACCACATGACATCACCGTCAGAAAACGGTGCCGGAGCGGCTGCATCGATGCAAAATGCATTAAATGATGCAGGTTTAAACGCTACCGATGTTAACTATATTAACGCCCACGGTACCTCAACGTTGGCAGGCGATGTTGCAGAATCACAAGCCGCTAAATCGATCTACGGAGCGGAGTACGACAAAATCGTTATCAGCTCTACAAAATCGATGACTGGCCATTTGTTAGGCGCTGCAGGTGCGATTGAAGCCTTGTTCAGCGTTTTAGCATTGCAAGATCAAGTGGTTCCAGCAACCATCAACCTTGATAATGTAGACCCTGCTTGCGATCTAGATTATGTACCTAATACAGCTCGACAGATGGCCTTAACGCATGTGTTAAGTAATTCTTTCGGTTTTGGTGGTACTAACGGTTCTTTGATTTTTAGTAAGGTATAA
- the acpP gene encoding acyl carrier protein: MSSIEDRVKKIVCEQLGAKEEDVTAQASFIDDLGADSLDTVNLVMALEEEFETEIPDEESEKLQTVQNAIDYINTHLA; this comes from the coding sequence ATGAGCAGCATTGAAGATCGCGTTAAGAAAATTGTTTGTGAACAGTTAGGCGCAAAAGAAGAAGACGTAACCGCACAAGCATCTTTCATTGATGATCTAGGTGCCGATTCTTTGGATACGGTTAACTTGGTTATGGCTCTTGAAGAAGAGTTCGAAACTGAGATTCCGGATGAAGAGTCTGAGAAGTTACAAACTGTTCAAAACGCTATCGATTATATCAACACGCATTTAGCCTAA
- a CDS encoding S49 family peptidase codes for MFGRKKTPSVDSYSSGASSEKEWRLIERVVMANTAELKRGRRWGIFFKLLTFIYLFVLLGVYFQNSVDLSDHAHSTDHTAVVDIDGVISASDQANADAIIANVRRALSHQGTKALVLRINSPGGSPVQSAYVYDEIRRLRAIYTEIPIYAVIVDTGASGAYFIASAADEIYANGASVVGSIGVTAAGFGFQGLIEKLGIERREFTSGEHKAFLDPFSDVDPEEQALFEALLTDVHEQFIDAVKQGRGDRLVETEDVFSGLFWTGSQALELGLIDGLKSTGQLAREIGHPSLVDFTSRPSPFEQFTNRFGASVAQNLVKLLQNDQFNLQ; via the coding sequence ATGTTCGGTCGTAAAAAGACACCATCGGTTGACTCTTATTCATCTGGAGCGTCATCGGAAAAAGAATGGCGACTCATTGAGCGAGTTGTTATGGCAAATACAGCGGAGCTTAAACGAGGGCGTCGCTGGGGAATCTTTTTTAAATTATTAACCTTTATCTATTTGTTTGTGCTGTTGGGTGTTTATTTTCAAAACAGTGTCGATCTGAGTGATCATGCCCATTCGACTGATCACACTGCCGTGGTTGATATCGACGGCGTGATATCTGCATCTGATCAGGCCAATGCCGACGCCATTATTGCCAATGTCCGGCGTGCATTAAGTCATCAGGGGACTAAGGCGCTGGTGCTGCGTATTAATAGTCCTGGTGGTAGCCCTGTTCAGTCGGCTTATGTTTATGATGAAATTCGTCGCCTGCGAGCAATCTATACTGAGATCCCGATCTATGCGGTCATTGTTGATACCGGTGCAAGCGGAGCTTACTTTATTGCCTCGGCTGCGGATGAAATATACGCCAATGGTGCAAGTGTTGTTGGTTCTATTGGTGTTACAGCGGCCGGCTTTGGCTTCCAAGGCTTAATCGAAAAGCTAGGTATTGAACGTCGAGAGTTTACCTCTGGCGAGCACAAGGCGTTTTTAGATCCATTTTCTGACGTCGACCCAGAAGAGCAGGCCTTGTTTGAAGCATTACTGACGGATGTGCATGAGCAATTTATTGATGCCGTGAAGCAGGGGCGAGGTGATCGCCTGGTTGAAACAGAGGATGTCTTCTCTGGCTTGTTTTGGACTGGCTCACAAGCGCTTGAGCTTGGGTTAATTGATGGCTTGAAATCAACTGGGCAGCTGGCTAGAGAGATTGGTCACCCTAGTCTTGTCGATTTTACCAGTCGTCCATCGCCATTTGAGCAGTTCACCAATCGATTTGGTGCATCGGTGGCGCAAAACTTGGTTAAGCTGTTGCAAAACGACCAGTTTAACCTGCAATAA
- the fabD gene encoding ACP S-malonyltransferase: MMSKLAFVFPGQGSQQVGMLSEFLDAFPKVSDVFAEASDALGYDMKSLILDGPAEELNKTEKTQPALVTASTALYQVWCQQMEQTPALFAGHSLGEYSALVASGALGFADALKLVELRGQLMQQAVPAGEGMMAAILGLSDEQVVEGCAKASEGAVVSAVNFNTPGQVVIAGEKAAVERAMLVLKEMGAKRAMPLAVSVPSHCALMKPAADKLASEFDAIQFNTPSAPIVQNRTAKAVTDVSEIKANLLEQLYQPVLWTGSIEYIVSAGATEILECGPGKVLTGLNKRIAKELTHTVLGDLSSFQQRLG, from the coding sequence ATTATGAGCAAACTAGCATTTGTGTTTCCCGGTCAGGGCTCGCAACAGGTTGGAATGCTGTCTGAATTTTTAGACGCCTTTCCAAAAGTGTCAGACGTCTTTGCTGAGGCTTCTGATGCCTTAGGCTATGATATGAAGTCGCTGATTCTTGATGGCCCAGCAGAAGAGTTAAATAAAACTGAAAAAACTCAGCCAGCGTTAGTGACTGCCAGTACCGCGCTTTATCAGGTTTGGTGTCAACAGATGGAGCAAACGCCTGCGCTGTTTGCCGGTCATAGTCTAGGTGAATACAGCGCTTTGGTTGCCAGCGGTGCGCTAGGCTTTGCTGATGCGCTAAAACTTGTAGAGTTACGTGGTCAGCTCATGCAGCAAGCAGTGCCTGCTGGTGAAGGTATGATGGCGGCGATTCTAGGTTTGAGTGATGAGCAGGTTGTCGAAGGTTGTGCTAAAGCCAGCGAAGGTGCTGTGGTTTCTGCAGTAAACTTCAATACGCCAGGCCAAGTGGTTATTGCCGGTGAGAAAGCCGCGGTTGAGCGTGCAATGCTGGTACTCAAAGAGATGGGGGCTAAAAGAGCGATGCCGCTAGCGGTTAGCGTGCCTTCTCACTGCGCCTTGATGAAGCCTGCGGCTGATAAGTTGGCGAGTGAATTTGATGCTATTCAGTTCAATACTCCGAGTGCTCCAATTGTTCAAAACCGAACGGCAAAAGCGGTGACTGATGTGAGTGAAATCAAGGCCAACTTGCTTGAGCAGCTTTATCAGCCAGTGCTGTGGACAGGCTCGATTGAGTACATTGTCTCAGCCGGTGCAACTGAAATTTTAGAATGCGGTCCAGGTAAGGTTCTGACTGGCCTGAATAAGAGAATTGCCAAAGAGTTAACGCACACAGTGTTAGGCGATTTATCATCATTTCAACAAAGGTTAGGGTAA
- the rpmF gene encoding 50S ribosomal protein L32, whose translation MAVQKSKVTRSRRGMRRSHDALTAPTTSVDATSGETHRRHHVSADGFYKGQKVVAGKDD comes from the coding sequence ATGGCAGTTCAAAAAAGTAAAGTAACACGTTCACGTCGCGGTATGCGTCGTTCTCATGATGCTTTAACCGCACCGACAACTTCTGTAGATGCGACAAGTGGTGAAACTCACCGTCGTCACCATGTTTCTGCAGATGGCTTTTATAAAGGCCAGAAAGTCGTAGCTGGTAAAGACGATTAA
- a CDS encoding phosphate acyltransferase, which translates to MATVAIDLHGGDFGPSLLIPACFQFFREQPSHQGILVGDLKQFRSVVQHCPSNIDWLDKPALGDAAKRPARLLKRQANSSIESCFELVKQGQADVLVSAEHTGVLLVLTTKYGQVHPFLKRPALVSAIPTVKEPCLMLDLGASYTAKTAQLLAFSAIGTSLASAIKQKPSLALLNVGVEAFKGPIELQRAAEQLANWKDIDFKGYVEACDIYSGDYDIVICDGFSGNHVIKSAEGSMALSSQLLSDRLNQNYLNKFLGLWFKKQMKAALKPLDPANYNGAVVAGSDLAVVKSHGNARSKAFNSALVKALALCQQQSVVAIQQKLDQVANDQKGVITG; encoded by the coding sequence ATGGCAACCGTTGCCATTGATCTTCATGGAGGGGATTTCGGCCCCTCCTTATTAATTCCCGCCTGTTTTCAATTTTTTAGAGAGCAGCCAAGCCATCAGGGCATATTGGTTGGTGATCTAAAACAATTTCGTTCTGTTGTTCAACATTGTCCCTCGAATATCGATTGGTTAGATAAACCAGCCTTAGGTGATGCGGCAAAACGTCCTGCGCGCTTATTAAAGCGACAAGCAAATAGCTCAATAGAAAGTTGTTTTGAGTTGGTTAAGCAGGGGCAGGCCGATGTCTTGGTTTCGGCTGAGCATACGGGTGTGTTGCTGGTTCTGACGACCAAGTACGGTCAGGTGCATCCATTTTTGAAAAGACCGGCACTGGTGTCGGCAATTCCAACGGTCAAAGAGCCCTGTTTAATGTTGGATTTGGGTGCCTCTTACACAGCAAAAACAGCTCAATTGTTGGCGTTTTCAGCCATCGGCACCAGTTTAGCCTCAGCGATTAAGCAGAAGCCGTCGCTCGCATTGCTTAATGTTGGCGTGGAAGCCTTTAAGGGGCCAATTGAGCTTCAGCGAGCTGCAGAGCAACTTGCTAATTGGAAAGATATCGACTTTAAAGGCTATGTTGAGGCCTGTGATATTTATTCTGGCGATTACGATATTGTGATTTGTGATGGCTTTTCTGGTAACCACGTTATTAAGTCGGCGGAAGGCAGCATGGCATTATCCAGTCAGTTATTGAGCGATCGATTGAATCAGAATTATTTAAATAAATTTTTAGGTCTGTGGTTTAAAAAACAAATGAAGGCCGCTTTGAAGCCATTAGATCCTGCTAATTACAATGGCGCTGTTGTTGCCGGCAGTGATTTAGCCGTGGTTAAAAGTCACGGTAATGCCAGAAGTAAAGCTTTTAACAGTGCGTTGGTTAAAGCCTTGGCGCTGTGTCAGCAGCAAAGTGTGGTTGCGATTCAACAAAAATTAGATCAGGTCGCCAACGATCAAAAGGGTGTGATAACTGGATAG
- the rluC gene encoding 23S rRNA pseudouridine(955/2504/2580) synthase RluC codes for MSKVRFVSVEEDRDDQRLDNFLRFHLNNVPKSRIYRIIRKGEVRVNGKRAKPETRLCAGDEVRIPPVTEAQKEKTVHSPSQGLRRALIDAVIYEDDYIIAINKPSGLAVHGGSGLTLGLIEALRADRPDDRFLELVHRLDRDTSGVVLVAKKRSSLTLLQDYFRTKHQVQKTYWCLVKGRWPEDKKRIDAPLLRHEEAASGERRVSVNAQGKASVTKYRLLKQFDQCAWVEAQPITGRTHQIRVHCLHAGHPILGDDKYQDSQSEQLCRQIGLKRLFLHAAQLTIPHPVSGEEMVFRAQIEPSLQALLARLSD; via the coding sequence GTGTCAAAGGTTAGGTTTGTATCTGTTGAAGAGGATCGTGATGATCAGCGATTGGACAATTTTTTACGCTTTCATCTGAATAATGTACCTAAAAGTCGGATTTATCGCATTATTCGCAAAGGCGAAGTTCGGGTGAATGGCAAGCGAGCAAAGCCTGAAACCCGATTGTGTGCTGGTGATGAGGTGCGCATTCCACCGGTTACAGAAGCTCAGAAAGAAAAGACTGTTCATTCGCCAAGCCAGGGTTTGCGGCGTGCATTAATCGATGCTGTCATTTATGAAGATGATTACATAATTGCAATAAATAAACCTTCAGGTTTGGCCGTGCATGGTGGCTCGGGCTTAACGTTGGGGCTTATTGAGGCATTGAGGGCTGATCGACCTGATGATCGTTTTTTAGAGCTTGTTCATCGGCTTGATAGAGATACTTCCGGCGTGGTGCTGGTTGCCAAAAAACGCAGCAGCTTGACGTTGCTGCAAGATTATTTTCGCACCAAACACCAGGTTCAAAAAACCTATTGGTGTTTAGTGAAAGGGCGCTGGCCTGAAGACAAAAAGCGAATTGATGCGCCGCTTTTGCGCCACGAAGAAGCTGCCAGTGGCGAGCGTCGGGTATCGGTTAATGCGCAAGGCAAGGCCTCGGTAACAAAATATCGACTCTTGAAGCAGTTTGATCAATGCGCTTGGGTTGAAGCGCAGCCAATCACAGGGCGCACTCACCAGATTCGAGTGCATTGCTTGCATGCCGGCCATCCTATTTTAGGGGATGATAAATACCAAGACTCTCAATCGGAGCAGCTGTGCCGGCAAATTGGTTTGAAACGATTATTTTTACATGCGGCACAATTGACGATTCCACATCCTGTTAGTGGTGAGGAGATGGTCTTCCGCGCACAAATTGAGCCTAGCTTGCAGGCGCTTTTGGCGAGATTAAGTGACTAA
- a CDS encoding YceD family protein — protein sequence MSNFEMPENINPYQLADKQAGLEGVVPALRLNRLSQAVVSIDKSAEAQLSFKRDDSGRRVIEGKVFCAVSLECQRCMEPYPVELSGEFTLAIVYNDEMARALPAGLDSLLHLPDEQLDVASIIEDELLLCLPMHAMHPEGDCKIETQFGLDEVEDAPSKPNPFDVLKDLK from the coding sequence ATGTCAAATTTCGAAATGCCGGAAAATATAAATCCTTACCAACTTGCCGATAAGCAAGCTGGTTTGGAAGGTGTGGTTCCAGCTCTGCGACTCAATCGGCTATCTCAAGCGGTTGTGTCGATCGATAAGTCAGCCGAAGCTCAGTTGTCTTTTAAGCGAGATGATTCAGGTCGGCGAGTTATCGAAGGTAAGGTTTTTTGTGCTGTCAGTCTTGAATGTCAGCGCTGTATGGAGCCTTATCCCGTTGAGTTGAGTGGTGAATTCACCTTAGCTATCGTTTATAACGACGAAATGGCTAGAGCATTACCGGCAGGGCTTGATTCGTTATTGCACTTGCCAGACGAGCAGCTAGATGTAGCCAGTATTATTGAAGATGAGCTTTTGCTTTGTCTTCCTATGCATGCAATGCATCCTGAGGGCGATTGTAAGATTGAAACCCAATTTGGATTGGATGAGGTAGAGGACGCACCGTCAAAGCCGAATCCATTCGATGTTTTAAAAGATTTGAAGTGA
- a CDS encoding Maf family protein — MSNFKLMLASTSRYKQQQLQQLKLPFEICDPHVDEDHSRSDNAEQLAMLLAAQKAEAVSSQFPEHWVIGSDQTAITADGYMLNKPLNKEKAFEQLSLCQGQSCYFYSAVSLINKALDARQCWSIKTEVNFRDLSAAEIQRYIELDDPLYCAGSFKIESLGISLFKSVRSDDPSALIGLPLLSLCNQLRHAGFALP; from the coding sequence ATGTCCAACTTCAAGCTAATGCTCGCCAGCACATCTCGCTATAAACAACAGCAATTACAGCAACTTAAGCTGCCTTTTGAGATATGCGACCCGCACGTCGATGAAGACCATTCACGCAGCGATAATGCCGAACAACTCGCCATGCTACTAGCCGCACAAAAAGCGGAAGCAGTTTCGTCTCAATTTCCTGAGCACTGGGTCATCGGGTCGGACCAAACCGCGATAACTGCCGACGGCTATATGCTTAACAAGCCACTCAATAAAGAAAAAGCCTTTGAGCAACTGAGCCTTTGCCAAGGGCAAAGCTGCTACTTTTATAGTGCGGTCAGCCTAATTAACAAAGCACTAGATGCTCGCCAATGCTGGTCAATCAAAACAGAAGTTAACTTTCGGGATTTAAGCGCTGCAGAAATACAGCGCTACATTGAGCTCGACGATCCGCTTTATTGTGCTGGCAGCTTTAAAATCGAGTCGCTGGGCATCAGCCTATTCAAGTCAGTTCGCAGTGACGATCCTTCTGCATTGATTGGCTTACCATTACTCAGTCTGTGTAATCAGCTGAGGCATGCCGGCTTTGCACTGCCTTAA
- the fabG gene encoding 3-oxoacyl-ACP reductase FabG, with translation MEDSKIVLVTGASRGIGAAIADAFGAQGHTVLGTATSDAGAEKITARFQEKGFTGKGYCLNVTDADSIATVMAEIKQEFGDIAVLVNNAGITKDNLFMRMKDDEWQSVIDTNLTSVFAMSKAVIKSMMKARVGRIINISSVVGSMGNAGQANYCAAKAGVEGFTRSLAREIGSRNITVNSIAPGFIQTDMTHDLPEDVKETLMKQIPLNRLGQPEEIAHAALFLASDGASYISGETIHVNGGMYMG, from the coding sequence ATGGAAGATTCAAAAATTGTTTTAGTCACAGGCGCAAGCCGTGGTATTGGTGCTGCGATCGCCGATGCGTTTGGCGCGCAGGGTCATACGGTGCTAGGCACAGCGACCAGTGATGCTGGTGCTGAAAAAATTACAGCTCGTTTTCAAGAAAAGGGCTTTACAGGCAAGGGTTATTGCTTAAATGTAACCGACGCTGATTCTATCGCCACTGTAATGGCAGAAATTAAGCAAGAATTTGGTGATATTGCTGTATTGGTCAATAATGCAGGCATTACTAAAGATAACCTCTTTATGAGGATGAAAGACGACGAGTGGCAGTCGGTAATCGATACTAACTTGACGTCTGTATTTGCCATGAGCAAAGCAGTGATTAAATCAATGATGAAGGCCAGAGTCGGCCGAATCATTAATATTTCTTCAGTGGTTGGTTCTATGGGTAACGCAGGGCAAGCAAACTACTGCGCTGCTAAAGCTGGCGTAGAGGGCTTTACTCGCTCTCTTGCACGTGAAATTGGTAGCCGTAATATTACGGTTAACAGCATTGCACCGGGCTTTATACAGACTGACATGACTCACGATTTACCAGAAGACGTCAAAGAAACGCTGATGAAGCAAATACCATTGAACCGATTAGGACAGCCAGAAGAGATTGCACACGCTGCGCTATTTTTAGCCAGTGACGGCGCATCTTATATTTCTGGTGAGACAATTCATGTCAATGGCGGCATGTATATGGGCTAA
- the pabC gene encoding aminodeoxychorismate lyase, with the protein MNISLLNGEAGTLPVSHRALAYGDGLFETIYVDQQGPHFLSQHLERLARGIKRLQLNYSEAQLAELHDSLTHLCKNLQSPHVLKVMVLRQSAGRGYDFVPTEQLSDTVIQLSDYSKPAWAEQGACVMVSDIPVTESTALVGLKHLNRLDSVLARQTARQLGADEVLMLDAKQHIIQGTMTNVFFKIHGKWQTPLLKKAGVEGIYKQSLMQRYDIEERDIDVAVLDDIESAFITNSLIGIVPISELQGRALLVCSDLTSE; encoded by the coding sequence ATGAATATTAGTCTACTTAATGGAGAAGCAGGCACCTTGCCTGTTTCTCATCGTGCCTTAGCTTACGGTGATGGCCTCTTTGAAACGATTTACGTTGATCAGCAGGGGCCCCATTTTCTCAGCCAACATTTAGAACGCCTTGCACGTGGTATTAAGCGGCTACAGCTTAATTACTCTGAAGCTCAGCTTGCTGAGTTGCACGATAGCCTTACCCACCTGTGTAAAAATCTACAGTCTCCTCATGTACTCAAAGTTATGGTGCTGCGCCAAAGTGCTGGTCGTGGTTACGATTTTGTACCAACTGAGCAACTATCTGACACTGTGATTCAACTCTCAGACTACTCAAAGCCTGCTTGGGCAGAGCAGGGCGCCTGCGTTATGGTGTCTGATATTCCTGTGACCGAAAGTACAGCCTTAGTGGGCCTTAAACATTTGAATCGCCTCGACTCGGTATTAGCCCGGCAGACTGCAAGACAGTTGGGTGCAGATGAAGTGCTGATGCTGGATGCAAAACAACATATCATTCAGGGTACGATGACCAATGTGTTTTTTAAAATCCACGGTAAATGGCAAACGCCTTTATTGAAAAAGGCCGGTGTCGAGGGTATCTATAAACAGTCGTTAATGCAGCGATACGACATAGAAGAACGTGACATTGACGTTGCCGTTCTCGATGATATCGAGTCCGCTTTTATAACCAACAGCCTTATAGGCATTGTACCGATCTCTGAACTTCAGGGTCGTGCATTGCTGGTATGCTCCGATCTAACTTCAGAATAA